Part of the Bacteroidales bacterium genome is shown below.
AGTTATATTTCTGAAGAAGAGTTTATTTTTTCCGGGAATATGAACACAGACAAGAGGCTCAAAATTTGCAGGTCCGGTGCAACCCACACTAATCAATTTAGCTTCCAGCGCATTTTCACTTATATAATTCTCAATTGCGGAGTAAGTCCGGGCAGATCCGGCTATCAGGCTGCTGGTGCCTGAAGAGAGATAAACAACAGGCTGGGCAGGCTTTTCACGGCGCACCTGACCTAGCACTTTTTCGGTGTCGGATGATAAAGTATCTGATTCGAACAGCAGAACTTTCTCAATAAGGAATGACTTCAGATCTTCCATTCTTTCATCCAGGTATATTAGTCGTTATCAATAACGTATTTCAGTTTCTTAATAAGTTCCGGCAACTGTTCAGCTTTTACGTGAGAGTGAAATTCGCCATTAACTGTAATTACCGGACCATTATTGCACCCGCCCATGCATGACACTATCTCGTAGCTGAAGTTCCCATCACGGGTGGTTTGTCCCGGATTTATTCCGGTTTCTTCCTTGATCCTGTTAATAATTGACTGTGAGCCGTTAAGGAAGCAGGAAGTACCATGACAAATCTTTATCTGAATTTTACCGGCAGGAATGAACCGGAACTTATCATAAAAAGTGGCCAGACCGTAGATCTTAGTAGTACTTAATCCCAGGAAAGTCCCTGTTTTCACTATTGCCTCTTCAGAAAGAAACCCCTGGTCTTCCTGAATTTCCTGAAGAAGAGGAATAAGATCTTCCCGTTTTCCCTGCTTGTATTTTTTTATTATTGTATCAAGATCTGTACTCATCGGGATATAATAAAGTAAAGAATTATCTATACAAATATAGTTGATTTTATTGTTAGCAAATAAACATTGTTATTTTATTAACAATAAAACATGTATTGTATTAATGAACAGTTATTGCATATATAATACTGAATGTCTGATAGTTACCGAACAATCTTAATATTTTAAAAAAATACTGTTCGTTTTCAAAGCAAAAAAATATCACAAAATATTGAGTCAATCATGTGAAACTAAGCATAAAGTAGGTCAATATTGATTGAAAAATATTTGTACTTTTGATGTTGTTGTTTATTTATGAACAGATAGAAAATGGCTCAGAGAATTGAAATGCAAATTTGTCTTGGCAGTTCCTGTTTTTCAAGAGGTAACAAGGATGTTGTTATGTTTATAAAGGAATATCTGAGAAAAAATCATCTCGACGACCGGGTAATTTTCAAGGGAGCACGCTGTATGGGACACTGCAGCAACGGGCCAAACCTCATAATTAACGGGGTCATTACCGAAGGTGTTACTCTTTCAAAAATTGAGAGTATCCTGGAGAAAGAATTTGCACGATTCATTTAAACACCAAAGAAGCTGATATGTCAGACAGAAAACCTGTACTCTATATAGATGATGAAAAATGCAGAAACTCATATTCCTGCGTTCGTGTTTGTCCGGTCAATGCCATTGAGGTAAAACCTCAGAAGGCGCATCCCTTTATTCTGCCGGACAGGTGCATTGGTTGCGGGCTATGCTATGTTTCCTGTACTCCTCATGCAATTGCTTATCGGAACTCAAATGAAGATGTAAAAGCTCTACTTTCCTCTGAAAGAAAGACGGCTGCCCTTATAGAACCAAGTATTGCATCTGAATTTGATGACATAACCGATTACCGGAAGTTTGTGGCTATGATCCGATCGCTGGGCTTCGATTATGTTCATGAGGTCTCATTCGGGGTTGATCTTATAGCTGCAGCCTATGCAAAACTCTTTGCAAAAGCAGAAGGAAAATACTTCATCAGTGCGAACTGTCCATCCATTGTGAAGATGATAGAAAAGTTCCATCCTGAACTTATTCCGAATCTGGCGCCTCTTGTATCGCCGATGATAGCAACTGCTATGGTAGTAAAAGATCTGTATGGACCTGAAGTGGCTACCGTTCAGATAGGTCCATGTATAGATGCAAAGGATGAAGCACATTTATATCAGTCAGGCAAACTTGTTGACGGGGTACTAACCTTTGCTGAGTTAAGAGAGCTTTTTGATGAGTTCAAAATACAGGAGAGACTGGTAAAGATGTCTGATTTCGATCCTCCGCATGGAAACTGGGGTGCCCTCTACCCTCTCCCTGCAGGAATAATCCAGGCTGGCGGAATAAAACGCGATATGGTTTCGAGCAGTGTAATTACAGCTTCAGGTAAAGAAGATATTCTCGAAGCAATAAATGATTTCGACAAGTACATTGATACAATACAACACCATTTCAACCTCTTTTTCTGTCACGGCTGTCTGCTTGGACCGGGGATGCAACACCATAATGAGCGTTTCAGGAGGAGATCTCTCGTAAGGCATTATGCCGAAAAGCGAGTCGGTGTGCTTGATAAGGAGCTCTGGAAAAAGAATATTGAAAAATGGTCGAAGCTCGACTTCACAAGGACTTTTACTCCTGACGACCAGAGAATACCGGAGCCGCCTGAAGATGCCATACTGGAAGTTCTTAAAATTGTTGGAAAAGATAATCCGGATGAAGAAATCAATTGTGGCGCATGTGGTTACCTATCGTGCCGGGAATTTGCTTCCACTGTTGCAAAAGGTCTCGCCATTCCTGAAATGTGCCATACATATAATCTCCGGAACAAGCAGGAGTATATTGAGACTCTGAGACAGACTAACAGGAAACTTGCCGACACAAAAAAAGCGCTCAAAGACTCTGAAGAGCTTGCCAGAAGGGAAAAAGAGATCGCGCAGAGTGCTTCCGACATGATGAATAATATGCTTGAAAAGCTTCCAACGGGTGTAGTTATTGTGGATAATTATCTTAAGATCCTTCACTCAAACCAGAGCTTCATAAATATTATCGGGGAAGATGCTAAGGCGATATCCGATGTGATACCAGGACTGGCAGGGGCAGATATCAAGACCCTTATCCCCTTTAATGTGTACAATATGTTCACTTTTGTTATTAAGGAGGATGAGCCTGTAGTTAGCAAGGATGTTCATTTCGAGGATAAGATGCTGAATATCTCGATTTTCCCGATTAAGAAAAACAAGATGTGCGGGGCTATTATCCGTGACCTTTATTCTCCTGAGGTTCAGGGAGAAGAGGTTACCAACAGGGTAAGCGAAGTAATAGAGAAAAACCTTGAAATGGTACAAAAAATAGGATTCCTCCTTGGAGAAGGTGCTTCCGAAACAGAACAGATGCTCAACTCAATAATTGAGTCGTATAAGTCAAAAAAAGGCGGTTTGAAAACCAATCTCAAACAATAAAAAGTGAACCGGAACTTCTTTATAGAGGTAAACAGCCAACAGAGAAATCATGACGGCGAGAGGATATGCGGAGACGTTTTCCTTTACCGCTTCATTAAAGAGGAAGACAGGGTTATTGCCGTACTGTCTGATGGAATGGGCCATGGCGTAAAAGCGAATATACTGGCTACGCTTACTTCCACAATGGCGATAAATTTTACCCGCGAACATAAGGAGGTCGACAGAATTGCGGAGATAATAATGAATACTCTGCCTGTCTGCAGTGAAAGGAAGATAAGCTACTCCACTTTCACAATAGTCGATATTGAAAGCAGCGGGAAAACAAATATCCTTGAATACGACAATCCTTCAACAATAATTCTCAGGGGTAAAGAGATATTTGATCCATCGTGGAAAAAAGTTGTGCTCGATAAAGGAAAACATGTGGGGAAAGTGCTGAAAACTTGTTCTTTTATGCCAGAAAAAGAGGACCGTATCATCTTCTGCTCTGATGGTGTATCACAGAGCGGTATGGGAAGTGATGCATATCCTTTTGGATGGGAAAGGGAGAACATTGCAACTTATGCTGCTGCACTTGTGAATAGTGAGGCTTCTATCTCTGCTGTTATGCTGGCTGGGAAAATTGTAACAATGGCCCATAAGAATGACAGTTATAAGGCCCGCGACGATATCAGTTGTGCAACAATATATTTTCGGGAACCGCGTAAACTGCTTGTATGCACCGGTCCCCCATACGAAAAAGAGAAAGATAAAGAACTGGCTGCCAAAGTTGTTGGATATAAAGGTAAGGTTATCCTTTGCGGAGGAACCACAGCCGATATAGTCGCCCGACAGCTAAACAGGAAGATAGTTGATGAACTGATCTTTGAAGACCCGGAACTTCCGCCGGAGAGTTTTCTTGAAGGCATAGATCTGGTCACCGAAGGTATCCTTACACTTCAGAAAGTGAATGAGATACTGAAAACATATAATAACAGCGTAAAACTGGGTAAGGGTCCTGCTGATAAAATTGTCAGACTGTTAATGGAAAGTGATGAGATTCACTTTGTTATCGGTACAAGAATTAATATAGCCCATCAGGATCCCAACCTGCCTGTTGATCTTGAGATAAGGAGAACAGTTGTTAAGAGGATTGCCCGGCTTCTTGAAGAGAAGTGGCTTAAGAAGGTGACGTTTGAGTATATTTGAAAAAGTCGGAAGTCGGAAGACCGGAGACCGGAGTAAAGCTGACTGCAAGACTGCAAGACATTTTCCAGATAGCAGCCGTATCTATTCTCCATCATTCAGATATTCCAGTGTCTTAGTAAAAAGGAAAGGCTGAATATCTGGATGGGTGTTTTTTTCAGGCAGTTTAGTGTCAAAGATCACCTCACCTATTTCTGAGATTTCGGGAAGCGGACCAAGTTCAGTTACTTCAGCGAAATATAGTCTGCCCCAGCCTGTAATACCATCTTTTTTTACTGAATATGTGGCAATACACTCCATAGTGAACTGAACAGCTCCGGTCTCCTCCATCAATTCCCTGCACGCAGCTTCATGAGAGCTTTCGCCTGGTTCAATATGGCCTCCGGCAATCTCAAATGTTGTCCGTTTATTATGGCGCACAAAGATCCATTTTTTTTCATATCTGGCTGAGATAACGGAATAAGTCAATTTAGTAGCAGGCTCATATACAGCATCATAGAATTTTACCTCTGACATAACTTCTAGTCATTAAACAGATGCTAATGTAAGCATAATCATGATATGTAATTATTACGTAATTTTACAGACTAATTCATCTCCTATGTTTTTGCTGTTATTGATGATTTTTGCTGAAATACTTATGCCTGTTGTTCTCCGACAACACTTTTTCAGCAATTCAAGAAACAGGTACTATATTCTGCTTGTAATACATGTCATTCTGAGTATATGGCTCTGGATTCTCTTTTTTGCAGTAGCAGGTTATGAAAGCTTTTTTGACAATCCACAGCAGGTATGGATGTTAATGAGCCTTACAGGAATGACAGCCGCTGTTGTCGTACCAAGGACAATAATTATTCTTTGCCATTTTGCAGGAGTATTCATAAAAAGGTATAGTGGGGATCACTTAAGATGGCTGACAAATACCGGATTAATAACTGCAGCTGTGATATTCACAATAATTGCTACAGGCACTCTGCATGGAAGGTTTAATTTTAAAACAGAAGAGGTTACCATTAAGATTAAGGGGCTAAACTCTGATCTTGACGGGCTAAGGATTGTGCAGCTATCGGATATGCACCTTGCCGGATTCCATCATCACAGGGAAGTACTTGAAAAAGTTATAAATAATGTCAATGCACTAAGACCTGATCTGATCTTAAATACCGGTGATTTTGTGACTTTCGGCTGGAGGGAATTTGGCAGGTTCGATACAATTCTTTCCGGGGCAAAAAGCAAATATGGTAATTTTGCGATAGCGGGTAATCACGATTTCGGAACTTACCATCCTTATTACACTGAAGCTGACAGAGATAATAATGTATCAGTTCTGAACAATCTTATCAAAGCTTCGGGGTATACAGTTCTTAATGACGAAAATGCAGAAGTAAGAATCGGAAATGCGAGGCTGGCACTAATCGGAATAACGACAAAAGGACGTCATCCAAATATCATTCATGGTGATCTGGACAAAGCAATTGCCGGGACAGACAGTGCAGACCTTAAAATACTACTTAGTCACGATCCAAATCACTGGGAAGAAAAAGTCACAGGAAAGACAGATATCGATATTACCCTTTCGGGACACACGCATGGTATGCAGATGGGTATTATTACAAAAAGATTCAAGTGGAGTCCTTCAAAATATTTCTATCCTAACTGGAACGGTCTTTACGTCAACGGGCTTCAGGTTCAATATGTAAACCGCGGGCTTGGGGTGCTTTCAATTCCCTTCAGGATCTGTATGCCACCTGAAATAACTGTTATTACTCTAACAAGGGAATAACTCCCTTAAGTCATCTGAAAATGAAACGGGCAGCAATTAATTGCCGCCCGTTGTAGTTACTCTCCCAGAATTTAACTAACCTTCTAACCATGAATGTTTTGGATGAAAATAACCTAACCTGATATTTTACTAACCATTTTAAGAGAGAATAACATAAATCTTATTTCAGTTTTATAATATATAGACAATAAACAGATAAAGGATATTCCATTGAAGGTGAATTTTAGGATATTTTTAACTTATTACTAAATTGCATCTTACTATCCAGTAAAGTCAAAAAATGAAAAACAGATCCTTCACCCTGATTCTTTTAATTGCTTTATTAAGCACAATATCATGCAATAACGAAGCAGATACATGGATTAGAGTAAATCAGCTCGGCTACAGGCCAGGTGATATAAAGGTCGGGGTTTTTATCAGCACAAAGCTACAGAATATCAAAGACTTCAGGGTAATTAATGCCAGTAGCGGAGAAGTAGTAATGACAATAAACAATCCTGTTAAAGCAGAACCACTCGATCAGTTTATCAGCTGCTACCGGTTAAATTTTTCCGGATTAAAACAGAACGGAACATATAAGATCCTTGCAGGGAAGAGCTACTCACCTGAATTCAAAATAGCAGAAAATGTGTACGATGGTACTGCTGACTATCTTCTTAACTATATGAGACAACAGAGATGCGGATTTAATCCGTATCTGAATGACTCCTGCCACACCAATGACGGGTATATAGTGTACGGAAAACATGATGACTCTGCACATATTGATGTAACAGGAGGCTGGCACGATGCTGCAGACTACCTTCAGTATGTTGCCACATCTGCCAATGCAACATACCAGATGTTGTTCTCGTATTCTGAAAATCCTTCTTCCTTTGGAGATAAATACCTGGCCAACGGGTTACCGGGAGCAGACGGAATACCCGATATTCTTAATGAGAGC
Proteins encoded:
- the nuoE gene encoding NADH-quinone oxidoreductase subunit NuoE; this translates as MSTDLDTIIKKYKQGKREDLIPLLQEIQEDQGFLSEEAIVKTGTFLGLSTTKIYGLATFYDKFRFIPAGKIQIKICHGTSCFLNGSQSIINRIKEETGINPGQTTRDGNFSYEIVSCMGGCNNGPVITVNGEFHSHVKAEQLPELIKKLKYVIDND
- a CDS encoding NUDIX domain-containing protein gives rise to the protein MSEVKFYDAVYEPATKLTYSVISARYEKKWIFVRHNKRTTFEIAGGHIEPGESSHEAACRELMEETGAVQFTMECIATYSVKKDGITGWGRLYFAEVTELGPLPEISEIGEVIFDTKLPEKNTHPDIQPFLFTKTLEYLNDGE
- a CDS encoding SpoIIE family protein phosphatase, translated to MNRNFFIEVNSQQRNHDGERICGDVFLYRFIKEEDRVIAVLSDGMGHGVKANILATLTSTMAINFTREHKEVDRIAEIIMNTLPVCSERKISYSTFTIVDIESSGKTNILEYDNPSTIILRGKEIFDPSWKKVVLDKGKHVGKVLKTCSFMPEKEDRIIFCSDGVSQSGMGSDAYPFGWERENIATYAAALVNSEASISAVMLAGKIVTMAHKNDSYKARDDISCATIYFREPRKLLVCTGPPYEKEKDKELAAKVVGYKGKVILCGGTTADIVARQLNRKIVDELIFEDPELPPESFLEGIDLVTEGILTLQKVNEILKTYNNSVKLGKGPADKIVRLLMESDEIHFVIGTRINIAHQDPNLPVDLEIRRTVVKRIARLLEEKWLKKVTFEYI
- a CDS encoding metallophosphoesterase, which produces MFLLLLMIFAEILMPVVLRQHFFSNSRNRYYILLVIHVILSIWLWILFFAVAGYESFFDNPQQVWMLMSLTGMTAAVVVPRTIIILCHFAGVFIKRYSGDHLRWLTNTGLITAAVIFTIIATGTLHGRFNFKTEEVTIKIKGLNSDLDGLRIVQLSDMHLAGFHHHREVLEKVINNVNALRPDLILNTGDFVTFGWREFGRFDTILSGAKSKYGNFAIAGNHDFGTYHPYYTEADRDNNVSVLNNLIKASGYTVLNDENAEVRIGNARLALIGITTKGRHPNIIHGDLDKAIAGTDSADLKILLSHDPNHWEEKVTGKTDIDITLSGHTHGMQMGIITKRFKWSPSKYFYPNWNGLYVNGLQVQYVNRGLGVLSIPFRICMPPEITVITLTRE
- a CDS encoding (2Fe-2S) ferredoxin domain-containing protein; amino-acid sequence: MAQRIEMQICLGSSCFSRGNKDVVMFIKEYLRKNHLDDRVIFKGARCMGHCSNGPNLIINGVITEGVTLSKIESILEKEFARFI
- a CDS encoding 4Fe-4S dicluster domain-containing protein; translation: MSDRKPVLYIDDEKCRNSYSCVRVCPVNAIEVKPQKAHPFILPDRCIGCGLCYVSCTPHAIAYRNSNEDVKALLSSERKTAALIEPSIASEFDDITDYRKFVAMIRSLGFDYVHEVSFGVDLIAAAYAKLFAKAEGKYFISANCPSIVKMIEKFHPELIPNLAPLVSPMIATAMVVKDLYGPEVATVQIGPCIDAKDEAHLYQSGKLVDGVLTFAELRELFDEFKIQERLVKMSDFDPPHGNWGALYPLPAGIIQAGGIKRDMVSSSVITASGKEDILEAINDFDKYIDTIQHHFNLFFCHGCLLGPGMQHHNERFRRRSLVRHYAEKRVGVLDKELWKKNIEKWSKLDFTRTFTPDDQRIPEPPEDAILEVLKIVGKDNPDEEINCGACGYLSCREFASTVAKGLAIPEMCHTYNLRNKQEYIETLRQTNRKLADTKKALKDSEELARREKEIAQSASDMMNNMLEKLPTGVVIVDNYLKILHSNQSFINIIGEDAKAISDVIPGLAGADIKTLIPFNVYNMFTFVIKEDEPVVSKDVHFEDKMLNISIFPIKKNKMCGAIIRDLYSPEVQGEEVTNRVSEVIEKNLEMVQKIGFLLGEGASETEQMLNSIIESYKSKKGGLKTNLKQ